GTATCCTTTTCTTTGTTTGACCAATCACATTATAAGATACATTGTacctatatacatatatgctacaaattaattaccaaTACATAGCCCtgtgaaaatgttaaaatattccaaTCGTCAAAGATTGAGGATAAATTTTGGTAAGTCGAATGGTCATGTAATAAACTTCTTCTCAGTTCAAATGATTTTTCCCAATGATGCAAAACTTCTTCCCAAggttcaaaattatttttaagccaATAGCGACTCCGCTCTGCTTCCTCGCGATTatctaacaaaaaattacaaataaaaaaattgttacaaattacATACAGTACGggacaaaataaatcatacacctttcaaaaaattgaattcgTTAAtgtaactatttaaaaaaaatattatttactatttttaaaaaatagttacattaataaattcaattttttgaaaggtgtatgatttattttgtccagtattgtataaaataaattataaaatgttatttacacGAACCttcattaacaattttttcttcattaaaattatgtgttgATTTATTCAATGCAATCAATTGACATTTCCTTAAAAATGCTAAcatatttcgatttttatcaattagtTTTCCTTTTGCAATACCagatttctcattttttgaATCTTTCTTTCTTACTGGTggacaataatatatttccttACATTCAGCCGGAAAGAGAGTAATTATATGATCCGcaattttgttcaatatttcattGTTTAATTGAACACTGAAAAAGGAAGTAttgttacaaaagaaataatattattttttattacatttcattatatttttattatatttttctcattatatttgttattttattatatattataaataattttgcaaaggTGGATATTAACGTATTAACATATTtagtaaaacaaattttcgaaaaaaaaatagaaaagaataatgcATACtcttgtatacatatacaccGAACATCtacaagtatataaatatacatttgaagtttttgaatatatgcttacttaatattattatcaaaaaagtggcagataataatatttgccaAATACTGTTGACATCTTGGCGATAATCCACTCCTTGCATCGTATGAAGCTATAATAGCTTGTCCAGTTACTGTTTTTTGAAGCAATGCTTTTAAATCAAAGTTTTctaactataaaaaaagtgaattgaaaacatatttataaaaaaatagaaatatagtattaataattatattgattttttatcttgtattataatataagataaatgtatcaaatacATGAATCAATTATTGgacaatataacaaaataaaatgacaaacaatacaaaacaatatactaacaatatattaattaatatacaatatatgatatgtaataatatatgataaatagaGAATTAAACTATTCCGTAttgcattttgtatattaataaattaatgtcttgtatattaataaataatatatatacaaaatgctGTACGGAATagtttaattctttatttatcatatattattacatatcatATATTGAAACATGCATGTTATATGCAGTTTTTCTGAAACATTTCTTCATTTGTTccttattattatactttaaatataaccATATTAGCAAATGGACActtgttataattaaagttcTGAAGAACTGTACATACCATATTGTCCACCGTTTCAATCCTCTGTTTCTTTTTCACTGGTTCATTATCAGAactacaatttaatattacaatactttgagtaTCACAATTAGATGTTTTTAGAATGTTAGGTTCAATATGTTCTGTAGATGATTCACTATTTATTGATTCTTTATCAAAAGGGATTATTGCATCAAATATCTCTTGTGGCGAAAGAGCAAGTGTCAGAGATGGAGTCGCAGAAGGCGTCGAAACAGAAGCTACAGAAATGTGAGAAGAGGTTTCTGTTTCTTTGTCTGCatcataattagaaaaataattttgtagtgCAATTCTTGCACCTATTGATGGTATAACATCACTTAATTCTGGACATCGATTAATAACCATGTATTTTAGAGTATCATACTTAATAtcattatctaaaaattgaaattaatgatgatgataatataataagacagatgataatataataagtataagacaaaaataagatattgcATACTTACTTATTAGACTGTCACTCCAGCGTTCtaaatgcaacaattttaACACTTCTGCAACTTTATCTTCCATAGtgaaatacaatacaattaaaaagaagcacgagaaataatttattgcttcaCTCAGCACACTACGCACGTGCTTGTGCATGCACACCGCAGCCATATTGGTTACGCATATCATAGAGTGGAAACCTTtaattcaaagaaataaagatttgtttctaagaaataaatatcatttgtcTATACAAATCAATCTTATTgtaactaaatattatttgctataaaaaaatgttaatttgtctcaaataaatttactttttcagcaagaaataaacgaaattttttttacaattaattagaaaaatgagatatactttacagaaatacatatttaattatcacaatcaaatttgtttattacaaataaatatggaGGGAAATGTCACAAATAACCATTTGCTTCTAAGAATttcgatttctttttctcagtGTACATTCTAAATTCTCtagtcttatttttttataaaaactactTTAATTATCGGAATTGATTATGGTATATTCATATCGAAACGCgataattagatgaaaattttacagtAATCTCGTCTTTGGCGCGAGATGAACCACAAAAAGTTGTGCACGCAATTTTGTTCGatattagtttataaattatcgacGTCAAGCGCGTTGTGGTTTCACAATTACGCTAAAATCCCCGTCGGTAGTGCGCAGGGCAGTAATAATCCGAAATGAGAATTTGTTGGAAAGTTTGTTCGTTCGCGTGAAAGTTGATGAACTGGCGCTAACGTAATTTATGCGGCAAGACATGCAAACGCGCGAGCACGACAGGAGGACGAAGGCGAGCGCGGCTCAGGGACGTACGGGCACATCCTGCCTGTGCCCAAGGCAAACAATAAAGCTTGGCTCCTCGGCAAACTATTTGTAAGCGAGAATCTCGTCTCGGCGAACTTAAAATCTGTCTGGAATAGCTTGCAGGTTAACTGCGGATGGTTATGCTCTCGCTCTTTTTTCGCGACACTTTGAGTTAAGAGCACGTTGTCGTAAGAGAGTAAAAAATAGACTGTAAAATGTTCTTGGAAAATAGACAAAAGTTAGTGAATGTGAATTCGAGTAATGGCGTAATTATGGTAAAATGGCGCGACCTCTCTTCTGCAATACATTTCCAGTACTGATCaacgtaaaatatgatatgtattatttgatttataattttataaaataaaattatgctttaaatgtttaataattcgtcagttgaataatattatgtaacataatcataaaagtttcacaataatatctcataaaattttgaagttttttaatataaatataatatttgagataataattattcaaatgtcAAAGTTAATTCATGAACGTAATTTAAGTGtgaatataattcattaatatttctgaTGAAAACACAATAGTTAAACTTGAAAAACACTTCATTCCTGTAAACAGGCTAACTATATGCATATCAATCTTGTCCGTCCATTTGCTAAACGGATTTCAGTCAATTATTACGTTCACTATGCATAACTTCCAATCAATGCAATTATTGTTACTAACGAAGGCTGCTGCGTATGCGTCGAAGTATCGAGATGCTCTTattaacaaagatatttaACGATAACAGGACGATACTGTGTGCGATCGCGTGTGAATGTAGCGTTGGATAATATCAATTTCGGCGCGAGTTAATGCAGATTCGCGAACTGATGGCTTTGCGGGCAACTGAAATTGCATATCAATCAATTAATGACCATTGCTCCACAGAATTCGATTTATTACTGTGCGCCTCGTACCGTAAGAATTTCGCCCTATGATTATGGATGcagtaataaatgaaatatatgcgATACACACAataaaatcatcgtatcgttATACAATTCGCACAGaacacatatttttgtataataatacgCGACGCATGGTCGAGTTGTAAAACCGCGGCATGCAAACAACGTGGAGACAAAGTGACAGGTGCGCGTGAAATAATGCAACCGTCAATAAAATGATCGTTATATACGAGCGaataaattttcgaatttttccgATCGCTGCACTCATTCGTTGATCGGCCGGCGTGACGCGTCAAGGCGACGATGCGCGAAAGATCGATAAAGCTCGCGTTTGTTCGCGAGTTTGCTGAATCCAAAATAAGGCTGGCTtgcgatattataatttcagaaGAATGTAAATAATCGTAACTCATTTCTAAGAATGTCTATGATGTGCAGAaagtaaagaatatttttgtcacatatttctaaataagTGTTCTGAAAAACTGGTCTCCGGGATTTTGACAGCCgtttttgtgtaatattttcacGCATGAGCTGCgtgaaatatcttattattaaatttatactcCGCTGTCGTGACAATCATACAGAATGCAAGCAACTGCAGCGATAACGAAATCACACAACGCCGTTGCACATCCATGTCAATTTATACACGTACATTTTCCCAGTCGTTGCACTCGTCGTTGCTCGGACAACACGATACGAAGTGCAATGACGCGCAAACAGAATAACAACAATGTGCGGCACGACGCTACGCACAGGTATTTTGAAATCGTGATCAGTGGAAATAATGAAATCGCACGTAGGACCAGAAACGACAAATTTTAATCGATGCCACGTGATCGGTTCGATTCATCGGTGAGACCGAATTGACGGTTTCGGAAACTCGTAAACTAGTGTCGGACACAAGTTAGCTGGCGCAATAACCGCGGAGTGCTCGATAGTCCTTTTGTCCTTTTACGATAGTTGATAGAAAGTtgaattttagttttatataattaaatataatggcATTtaggaaatttattaataatattaatagaatcgtataaaataattcaacatgCTAGAATGTgctttagatatttaataatattaatcttaaaacAATCCCATTAtcaaatctcattattgtgttatttatttgtgcaattgttgcatatttaatttttttccatatagcacaaaatgtacatttaactTCATCTCTTCGAtcgaaatcaaataaattattactataatcTCTAAATTTTGTTCAggccaaattttatttgtgaaatatacatatagtatgCTGATGCAACTTCCATTACggatgtttatttttaataagaataatgacatgcaaattttttaaaatattaaaaattataaatatttcttttagatattacctatatatatatctcttttttctaatttaaatttattatttacattattaagcAACATGACAGCGATATGATGCCTGAGTACACAATATCATACATCTACcgcattttcattaataattcgttGAAATATTCAAACTCCAAATATTACTCATTTCCATTGTAATATAACACCACATTAATATGAATGAATGTAGGCCGCATTAATTTTAAGTGTACTTTTACCGTATTATGTCATACACTAACTGTGGATAGctctcattaatttaattacgttCAATCAATAATTcgatcaataatttttttatttttgtaaaattgaattatttttcgtatctatTTTGTGATAGtgctatttatattatttatataaataatataaatagcattattatttatattttttatacgtatatagAATTTCACAATTGTAACGCTAGCTACAAGTCGCATATTGTCAAAATGCGGACAGTCATGGAACGCCGTTACAATGCAATTGCGCTGCAGGTGCGTGCGTGCCCGCCTCGCGGAAAAATTGCACGAGATCCGATGCGTCCACCGAGTGAATTCGGGAGcgggaaaaaattaatggccGACGATAGACGACGCGGTtgtcacttttttttatccagtGACCGGGCTAACCGGAGGTGCGTGGAATGTGCGCGTCGATTGTATCGATTGCAGCGGCTCCGCCGATATTAAAACGTTTTATCGCTGAGCCTCATGAGATCTgacaatacaataaaaaaacattttgcccGAAGAGGAGACCGTTCGGAACATTCGCTGACGAGCCGTATCAAGCGGAATTGCGTCGTGTTGCTGCGCATTTAATCTTTTTCCACATAGCACGTACATATAGTTTCATTCTTTTTCAGTGAAGCGAATCTATAAAGCAATGATAGATAATCTTGTAATTTCTAgatttagttaataaaatgtGTACTGATATGACTTTATTTGCAAACAGATAAAATTCCCATTctgatataaaagttttaatttttgaatgtttcaatgtatattgaaagaaatatgtttttaattaaaatttttttaatatatatttta
This is a stretch of genomic DNA from Linepithema humile isolate Giens D197 unplaced genomic scaffold, Lhum_UNIL_v1.0 unplaced_1, whole genome shotgun sequence. It encodes these proteins:
- the LOC137001821 gene encoding uncharacterized protein, translating into MICVTNMAAVCMHKHVRSVLSEAINYFSCFFLIVLYFTMEDKVAEVLKLLHLERWSDSLINNDIKYDTLKYMVINRCPELSDVIPSIGARIALQNYFSNYDADKETETSSHISVASVSTPSATPSLTLALSPQEIFDAIIPFDKESINSESSTEHIEPNILKTSNCDTQSIVILNCSSDNEPVKKKQRIETVDNMLENFDLKALLQKTVTGQAIIASYDARSGLSPRCQQYLANIIICHFFDNNINVQLNNEILNKIADHIITLFPAECKEIYYCPPVRKKDSKNEKSGIAKGKLIDKNRNMLAFLRKCQLIALNKSTHNFNEEKIVNEDNREEAERSRYWLKNNFEPWEEVLHHWEKSFELRRSLLHDHSTYQNLSSIFDDWNILTFSQGYVLIEKDYLRLYNEKHKNVEEKFHFLFDAVLELKGKELDCSNKVLLDMLNGNIPNDSKILIKIYLLFSLLPNKSSKAKVGKNFFKPTQVESQEAVILHVKIPSDIEEEIEKKRKWLKKFNLTLQPFILIVGPSLTEIETIFVRIDNVSYKVKTLWKAVEICFMVFIILDLKYPLAAEHIWYLFQRSVFDIELHGDNKIPVICDAIKKISK